CTATCTTgtcatttgttatgtgtattgcacagctgccgtGGATGAAGAGTTGGTGTCTGAATGTATCCGTGTCATGTGGTATGTTTGAAGTCTATAAATATGAGTTGTTGGGTGTGACAAGAGGCTTCTagttcttcttcagagattgttcaTCTGTTCTtctgagtgccagccacatgggggtaccttcaaccctcatgtggtgaataGAATGAAAGGGGAAGAAAGGTATCTTCAGGACATCAATGTGAAGAGCCAGTATTGAGTGAGGAGAGAGTGAGTAGAAAGATGAACCCagaccaccgtgcagaggtactgtgtccAGAAATTATCTGTGTAGCGTTTGCCCCTTCCCTTTTTCCAGGAGTGGTCCcagacagataactaggactgtcggagcggtgtcatcctgagtataccccttccaggagcggttctGTACAAGTCTTAGAGATTATAGGACCAGCATCATCCTGTGTTCTTCCTAGACCGTTTTCTCTGTATTGCCTGCACTGGTGTACTACTGTATCTTGTGAAGTGTTCCAATTACTTAAAGTAAAGTTTTTCCAGGCCATGACtcttcccagggactgaggtactaaaaagTTTAGTGTGGGGACTCTGCTTATTATATATGATGTTCTATACCAGTGGGAAAGGAACAGTAGCATCCCCCGTGACAACCTCAAAATCTCAGTAAATGTTTATTGGCTATACCTATCCTAGAGGTGTCTGGAAGCGGCCTGATGGCACTTGGGCCGAGGTCATGTGTAGCCCTCCGATAAGGAAACTGATGAGTGCTGCCATGACCCGTGACAGTTTTAGCCTCCCAGCTCCTCCTCGTAGACCTCATGTCCCGAGTAGACCGTGCGGGTCACCACACTCCTTTATTTTCCCTAGAGACAagcagcggatgtgtctggtagaagctgatctcctccactgagacaacatgcagcgtgtctagccatgccggatatacatgtgtatgaggatcctgaggggtcattgagcCGCCATGTAATATCTGTCTGGCTTCTAGACTGGcagctatgtggctcagataactactcctgtcaggtcattatgccataaaaccttccacacgacttctccaaccggctgctgacttttacaatatttgtctcacagcttttgtatgaggatgaagatctgaccaacaTAAATACTACAGAGCTAAATATTGTGGTCAAAGAGGAGTTTGAAGAGGAGATTCCTATAGATAACCTctcaggtgagtagtaaccactacatacagcagagaagagtcacagattctcctcggtcactggctgcagatagttatgtagatttataagctctgggatctgtcagATTTTCCGCTGTATATTCCCCCATTCAGCCAAAGTACAAACTAAATATGGCTGACAATGTGATCTGTTATAGGAGATAACACAGGATGAGCATTTATAATATGGATGGGGAATATATGTGTGAGTCTTTCTTCATCATCTGCTGTCAGTACTAATTGGGGAAAAGTGCCTAAGTTTCGGAGTTCAGAACCAATAGACTCCTATTGTTAAGGACccttacacatgaccggtcatattaacctttcaagccttgggttccaaattagttcgtacctggatgcatcagggaggccaaaaactacacAAAGATAGTTAAAtggttcccacagatacgtagagttgagccgcggcagatatacagctcactctgcttaaggcgtgcgtacactgaatctttattcactttggtatagttctaatacaggaaaggaatacgtcattagtcatagggttaatcttattgggttagaaaaacatcaagaatcatgtattgttcaacaatcagcgtagtgagaatatatatgtgaaatgtccttcaaatgattattcctcccttgtgagtttggatgatcgcagcgtcttatcagcacgatttgctcttttcccaaagctcaggacgtgggggagtctcttctgatagcgactgtaccaggcaaatgttctcggatgaatagaaaaaaaaaatcattagacattgcaccgaagctcatgctctaaagttatttctgcttgaattattgtttcactacgcacaagcttatttacatcttataatgctccattttgtatctagcggccattttgagacagattcttccattttatggacctgtaccttctcactaTCACATTACTATGTGCTAACACAATAGaccatggagacatagacctagATAACAGAAGATTCTTTGGAGGTTTGAAGGTTACTGCTGTGAGTGTCAGGACTTCTGCTCAAAAGGGACTTGAAGAAAACCATGTGATGCTTTATATGAGTTCTTTAGGGAAAAACAGCAACTAATCTTGGGGCAGAAATGGCCAAACTCAGTCTGTATGGAAGATACTATTTATGTAGCCATCCTGAAGGGAAAGGAACCCAAGGCTTGTGGAGGACTCTTCTGTGAGTGTTTTTGCAGGACCCTTTAATAGATCCCCCAGGGCCCCCATATTATTGCTAGCAGTGACAGTTAGTTACTTATAAGACCAGATTCAGATTTgcagatttgctttttttttttgcaaatatttcgATCAACATCAGGAATAGAAGGAAACCTATAAAGAACGTGTACTTCATTATAACAGAAGACGCATCTGCTAATCTGGTATCTGGGCTGAAGGCTTCGTTTGTAGACTCTGGTATAGATCCGGCACCAAATAATGGACAATATACTGTAGCATACTGCACTGTCTTGTCCAGGACATATCAGCGGGCATGGCATGCCTGAAGCCAGATGGACCACATTGTAGGCAGTTATAATGCCATGTGATAGATGTGGCACTCTTGTGTTTTCTGTTAAGCTTCTAGTATGGAGCTAAACAACGTATGGCGGCAGCACTAGTGTGTGTACTAATCCGGCCTTACACTTGCTCCACCGCCATGACTTCTTTATACATGACCATACTGCTCCCCTCTGTGATAAAGTACATGTAGCAGTCAGGAGTGTGTGAGACGGACACCACCTAATAGCACTGACTCAGAGGGACCTTTATGGTTCCCCACTGAGCATTTACTAGAAGAGTGGTGACAGGTACACTGATACATGACCCTGTGAAGATGGGGGCTTCACCACAGAAGGGGGAACTGCAAGAGAACAGCCTGGTAGGCCGGACATCATGATCTGCTGGTCCACGCTCTGAGCTCCACTGATAGACTGGGATGCCATTGCTGTTTTTAGTGAGTTAATAACTGAGTTTTGCCACCTGACTTGTAGTTGGTATTGAAATGTTTCTCAACAAATCTAATCCTCTTTATATAGCGCatgcatattctgcagcactctaCATCACTCGACATTTTGGGTTCTATTTGGGCTTTCAATTTTTAAATTTACCTAatagcatgttttttttaaatatgggaaTAAacccatacaaactccatgcagatgttgtccatagtcagatttgaacccaggaccccagtgctacaaggcaacagtgttaaccatGAAGCTACTGTGCTGTTTAATAATATCAATATAACTTGCGAAATAGTAAAATCCGCTCTATTCTTGGCAGATGCTGGTATCTGGAGCTCAGAAGGACATCTGATGTCTGCAGATTGTAAAGTAGAAGATTCTCATATCACACAAGATCTATATGAAGAACCTGCTATTATACCAGATATCCTCTCAGCCCTTTACAGCAatgatccatcatctgatcctcttatacagtTCCCATCTTCTGATTTATCACAGACTCATCAGCAGAAGAAAGATCACAGAAGGGGAGAGCATCAAAGAGCTCactcaggggagaagccatattcatgtccagaatgtgggaaatgttttatagacAAATCACGTCTTGTTaagcatcagagaactcacacaggggagaagccattttcatgttcagaatgtgggaaatgttatacTCAGATTTCAAGTCTTGctatacatgagagaattcacatagggcagaagccattttcatgttcagtatgtgggaaatgttttactgtaaaatcaagtcttgttgcacatgagagaattcatgcaggggagaagccattttcatgttcagaatgtgggaaatgttttacggaGAAATCAAATCTTattaaacatcagaaaattcacacaggggtgaagccattttcatgttcagaatgtggaaaatcttTTCTAGACAAATCTTattttgttaaacatcagagaactcatacaggggtgaagccattttcatgttcagaatgtgggaaatgttttagagcaAAAGAAAATCTTGAAACACATCAGAAACTTCACACAGGAGATAAGCAATTTTCTTGTacagaatgtggtaaatgttttacagtgaaatcatatcttgttagacatcagagaattcacacagggcagaagccattttcatgttcagaatgtgggaaatgttttacaatgaaatcaagtcttgttatgcataagagaattcacgcaggagagaagccattttcatgttcagaatgtgggaaatgttttacaaagaaATCAAATCTTGATAAACATCAGAGAAGGCactcaggagagaagccattttcatgttcagaatgtggaaaatcttTTATAGACAAATCCTgttttgttaaacatcagagaactcatacaggggtgaagccattttcatgttcagaatgtgggaagtgttttagagCGAAAGCAAATCTTgtaacacatcagagaattcacttaggag
This region of Eleutherodactylus coqui strain aEleCoq1 chromosome 5, aEleCoq1.hap1, whole genome shotgun sequence genomic DNA includes:
- the LOC136628704 gene encoding oocyte zinc finger protein XlCOF6-like, with amino-acid sequence MPDIHVYEDPEGSLSRHVISVWLLDWQLCGSDNYSCQLLYEDEDLTNINTTELNIVVKEEFEEEIPIDNLSDAGIWSSEGHLMSADCKVEDSHITQDLYEEPAIIPDILSALYSNDPSSDPLIQFPSSDLSQTHQQKKDHRRGEHQRAHSGEKPYSCPECGKCFIDKSRLVKHQRTHTGEKPFSCSECGKCYTQISSLAIHERIHIGQKPFSCSRIHAGEKPFSCSECGKCFTEKSNLIKHQKIHTGVKPFSCSECGKSFLDKSYFVKHQRTHTGVKPFSCSECGKCFRAKENLETHQKLHTGDKQFSCTECGKCFTVKSYLVRHQRIHTGIHAGEKPFSCSECGKCFTKKSNLDKHQRRHSGEKPFSCSECGKSFIDKSCFVKHQRTHTGVKPFSCSECGKCFRAKANLVTHQRIHLGEKPFSCAECGKCFTLKSYLVRHQRTHTGEKPFSCSECGKCFTVKASLVMHKRLHAGEKPFSCSECGKCFTEKSNLVKHQRTHTGEKPFSCLECGKCFIHKTNFVRHERSHTRK